A region of the Desulfomicrobium macestii genome:
CGGATCTTCCCGAAACTAATCCAGGGGCGGCTGCTAGCCGCCCTTTTCCTTTTTCGGCGCCCATACCATGACTCCTGACCGCATCTCTCGTCTGCAAAGCCAGTTCCCACACATACTGGGCCCCTTAAGCAAGGCCTACGCCCGGCTCATGCGCCTGCGCGCCAGGCTCTACGCCTCAGGCAAACGCGTGTCCTGGCGGCCCCCGGCTCCCTGCATCAGCGTGGGCAACATCTCCTGGGGAGGCACGGGCAAGACACCGGTCGTATCCTGGCTGCTGGACTGGGCCCGTGACGAGGGGCTCCGCCCCACGGTGCTGACTCGCGGCTACGGCGGCAAACCGCCGCACCTGCCCTATGCGGTCCAACTTTTGAGTCCGCCTCACGAGGCGGGTGACGAACCGCTGCTGCTCAAACGCACGCACCCCCAGGCCCAAATCCTGGTCGATCCCAACCGCGTCCGGGCGGGCAAGATCGCGGCCAGAAAAATGGCCGATCTCTTTGTCCTCGACGACGGGTACCAGCACCTGCGCATCCAGCGCGACCTGAACCTGTGCCTCCTGTGCCCGCGCGATCTGGATGAGGAATGGAACCGGGTCATCCCCGCCGGATCATGGCGCGAGGACACCTCGGCCCTAGCCAGGGCCGATGCGTTTCTGATCAACACCATGTTCGACGATGACGGGTGCCTTGAGACCATCGCCCACATCAAGCTGGCGATCCTGGGCAAGCCCATCTTCTTTTTTCGGGTCACCGCCCGGGGCGTGGCCAACGCCTTGACCGGCGAGACACAGGACACGCTGGACGGCCAGCGCTTTATGCTCGTCACGGCCATCGCCAATCCGGACAAAGTGTGTCAGACTTGCAAGACCGATCTCGGAGAAAAGCCGGTCCGTCACCTGATCTATCCCGATCATCACCCCTTTGGCATCTCCGACTGGCAGGCCATTGTCGCGGCCGCCGAACGCAACAACTGCGCGCACATCGTCTGCACGCCCAAGGACGCCGTCAAACTGGCGCCCTTTGCCGATGAACGGCTGTGGACTCCGCAGCTGACGACATCCTTTTCAACCGCTGGCCCTCTGTCGTTTCGCGACTGGCTCGGCGATCGTTTTCACAACCTACCATGGACTTTACATGCCCCCGAAAAAGCAAGCTAAACAAACCAAATTTTCCAAGAAAAACCTCCTTACCGCCCTGCACCAGGCCGGTGCGCCCATGCGCAGCAAGAACATCTACGACCTGTTCGACGCCGACGCCTCCCTCAAGAAGGTCATCAAATCAACGCTGGCCCAGATGGTCGAGGGCGGCGAAATCGTGCAGATGGGCAAGAGCTACGGGCTCCTGGACAACCTGCCGCGCATGACCGGCACCCTCGACGTGCGCCGCTCCGGAGTGGGCTACCTCATTTCCGAAGACAAAAAGCAGAAGGATCTCTTCATCCACCCCAGCAACTTCGGCGGAGCCTGGCCCGGCGACAGGGTCGTCGCCGTCATCGACACCTCGCGCAAGAAGGACTCCCCGGAAGGACGCGTCGTCGAGGTTCTGGACCGGGCCACGCGTGAGCTTCTGGTCAGGGTCAGCCGACGCATCCATCAGGACAGCTATTTCTGCCATCCCACGGACTCGCGCATGCCCTTTTACACTGTGGTCGATACCAGCGGCATCCCCAACCCCGAGAAAGGCGATATCCTGAGCGTCGCGCCGGTGGAGGAGCAGGAAAAGGGACTTTGGCGCTGCACGGCCCTGCGCCGTCTGGGAGAAGAGCGGGATCTGGCCACGCAGGAGCTGCTCGTCAAGACCGGCTATTCCATTCCCGAAGTCTTTCCGGTTCCGGCGCTGCGGCAGGCCGAAGCCCTGCCGGATGCCCCCTCTCCCGAGGACTGGGCGGGCCGAAATGACCTGCGCCGCCTCGCACTGGTGACCATCGACGGCGAGACGGCCAAGGATTTCGACGACGCGGTCTACGTCGAACGGCAGGAGAACGGATACCGCCTGGTCGTGGCCATTGCCGACGTGGCCCACTACGTGCCCGAAGGCTCCCCGCTGGACGTCGAGGCGCTGGCCCGGGGCAATTCCTATTATTTCCCGCTCTCGGTGGAACCCATGTTCCCCGAGGCCCTGTCCAACGGACTGTGCAGCCTGCGGCCGATGGTTCCTCGACTGGCCATGGTCGTGGACACGCCCTATTCGCTTGACGGAGAACCCGGCGCGCCAAGCCTCTACAACGCCGTGATCATGAGTCAGGCCCGCCTGACCTATAATCAGGTGCAGGCCGCCCTGGACGGCTCGCCGGACCAGGACACGGCCCCGCTTCTGCCCATGCTACGCGACGCCGAGGAACTGGCCAGAATTTTCATGAAGCGCCGCATGGATCGCGGCTGCCTGGATTTCGACATCCCCGAGGCCCAGGTCCGCGTGGTCGAGGACATCATCAGCGTCCACGCCGGAACCCGACTCTTCAGCCACCGCCTGATCGAGGAGTTCATGATCGCGGCCAATGAACGCGTGGCCGAATACATGGGCGCGCGCCAGCGCGTCTTCCCGTACCGCATCCATCCCCAGCCCGACGAAAAAAAGCTGGAGACCCTGCTGCGCATGCTCTCGCACACCAGCCTGGTGGACCGCCTGCCCAAGGAAATGAACCAGATGGGCCTGCAGCAGATCTCGCATGCGGCCAAGGGCACGGACATCGAATATCTGGTCAACCGCCTCATCCTGCGCACCATGATGCAGGCGCAATATTCGCCGGACAACGACGGCCATTACGGACTGGCCTCGGTCGCCTACTGTCATTTCACCTCGCCCATCCGCCGCTACGCGGATCTTCTGGTGCACAGGTCACTCAAAAGGTTGTTGGCGGGCGAAGCGGAAACAATGAGCGTGGGAGACGTGCAAGGCATCTGCGAAGGACTGAACGCCCTTGAACGCAAGGCCATGGAGGCGGAGCGGGAGATTCAGAAGAGATCGGCCATTCTGGCCCTTGAGGATCGGATTGGAGAGGAGATGCGCGGGGTTGTTTCCGGAGTGGCCGATTTCGGCTTCTGGGTGGAGCTTCTGGACATGCCCGTGGACGGGCTGGTGCGACTCGCCACCCTGGACGACTTCTTCGTCTTCGACCCGGAACGCCAGGACCTGCTCGGCCAGCGCACCGGAAAAACCTTCGCCATGGGCCAGACCTTGAACGTGATTCTTGAGGCCGTAAGTCTGGAGAGGGTGGAAATCAACTTCACGTTGCCCTGAAACTTGCTCAGTAGAATGTCACGTAATTGCTGAAGTGCAACTTGCATTCATACTGCGTTATGCCCATTCACATGGATTTCCTCTGAGGGTAGACGCCAATTCACCGAGTCATTCCCGCGCAGGCGGGAATCCATCTTCCGGCCATAAAAAGAACAAAGGCATGGATCCCCGCCTGCGGGGATGACTCGAGTGGGGTGCTAGCGTAGCGCGTGCACGCTAGCATGGATCCCCGCCTTTTCAGAGGTCACTGCAAAAAATCGTCATCCCCTTGAAGAAGGGGATCTACGCCTTTCTAAGTATTTGAAAAGAATGGATTCCCGCCTTCGCGGGAATGACACTCAGGTTCATCCACGACTTTTTGCAGGTGCGTCTGAAGAAGGGGAACCCTACCTTTTTTAACTACATGAAAAGAATGGATTTACACTTTCACGGGAATGACATGCAGGTTCTTTCGCTACTTTTTTGCAGTGCAGTCTTTTCATGAAGACGGCAAAAACGAAGTCGCAATGAAACGACAAAATACGTATTTCGTTTACATCCTCGCCAGCAAACTGAACGGAACCCTTTACACAGGAATTACTTCAAACCTTTCCGCCCGCGTATGGCAGCACAAAAACAATGTTGTGGAAGGGTTCACCCAAAAACACTTCGTCCATAAACTTGTCTATTTCGAAGAGCATTCGTCACCAAGTGACGCAATCTTGCGGGAAAAGCAGATCAAAAAATGGAACAGGAGCTGGAAAATCCGATTGATAGAGGAGAAAAATCCTGAATGGAAGGATTTTTGGGAAGACATTACGTCATTCTAAAACATAAAAAAGGCAGGGATCCCCGCCTGCGCGGGGATGACTTCGAGAGAATGCGGATGGTTATTTCAAGAAATCTGCATGCCTCAACGCCGACAACGCTGAGCGTTAACCAACACTATCCGTACATCACAATGTGCATATTCCCGCAAAGACTTGCTTGTGTCCGAAGATTGCCATTCCCCGTTCACTTCCCGATGCAAAATCCGTCGAACACGGCGCTCAGCACCTCCTGGGAGGAAATCTCACCCGTGATTTCCGCCAGAAGGACGCAGGCCGTGTCCAGACGGACGGAGAGGATGTCATAGGGCTGTCCGTCCGCGAGTTCGTCCAGCATTTGCGCAAGCTCTTCGCCAGCACGGACCAGGGCCGTGTGCTGGCGCAGGTTGGGCACCAGCGCACCGGCTTCTGGAGCGCCCGTGGCGGCCACGATCCGGCGGATTGCCGCCAGCAGGTCAGACACGCCCTGGCCATGCTTGGCGGATAGCGGACACAACTCCCGTTCATTCCATGGGCTCTCCCCAAGCCAGGCAGGCTCGCCGCCCACAAGATCCATCTTGTTGGCCACAACGAGCAGATTGTCCGTATTCAGGGCCAGGTCCAGATCCTCGGCTCCGGGCCCGAGCTCGGAATCGATGACCAGCAAAACCAGATCGGCCCTTCCGAGAAGTTCGCGGCTGCGCTCGATGCCCAGGAGTTCAACGCTGTCGAGAGACGCGCGCAGGCCCGCCGTGTCCACCAGCCGCACAGGCAGGCCGTCAATCTGCACGGATTCCTCCAGATAGTCCCGCGTCGTACCCGGAATGTCGGTCACTATGGCCCGGTTGATCCCGAGAATCGCGTTCATAAGGCTCGACTTGCCCGCGTTGACCTGCCCCGCCAGAACCACCAGGGCCCCGTCGCGCCAGCAGCGGCCGCGATCGTAATTGTCGGCCAGCTCGGCCATGGCCTCGCGGACCTCGGCAACACCTGCAGCCAGATCCTCGGGGGCCAGGCACTCGACCTCGTCCTCGGGAAAATCCACAGCCACGCAAAGTTGCACGCGCAAGGCTTCAAGACCGGCCCGAAGCTCGCCGATACGACGCGCCAGCAAACCCTCAAGCTTGCTCCCGGCCAGACCAACGGCAACGGCCGTGGGCGCGCCAACCAGCTCCATGATGGCCTCGGCCTGGGTCAGATCCATGCGTGAATTGAGAAAGGCCCGCTTGGAAAATTCGCCCGGCGCCGCCAGCCGCGCGCCATGCTCCAGACATTCCTCCACCACCCGGCGCAGAACGGCGCCGCCGCCATGACACTGCAGCTCGACGACGTCCTCTCCTGTGAAAGAACCCGGACCTGGCATGAAAGCCGCCAGCACCTCATCCAGAAAATTCCCTCCAGCGTCTCGCAGTTGCCCGTGATGCAGATGGTAGGGTCTAAAAGCCGTGAAGCCCGGACGAGAGGAATGAAAAAGACCGCGCGCGATTTCCCCGGCGGCCGGGCCGCTCAGGCGGACAATGCCGATGGCGCCCTGGCCGGGAGGAGTGGCGATGGCCACGATGGTGTCGGAATTTGTGTTCATGATAAAAAAAAAGCGGGCCGAAGGCCCGCAAAGTTTAGGATTGACGAGCCTGGGCGGCTTCCTGACGTCTGGGTGGCCGACCGCCGGGTTTGCCGCGCTTGACCGGCAGGATGAGAACCCGCTTCATGTGCCCTTCGCCCTTGCTGCGCGTCTGCACGCCACGATCGTCCTGCAAGGCCATGTGCACGACCCGGCGATGGAAGGACGACAAAGGCCGGGTACTCTGTACTCTTCCGGATTTCTTGGCTTTCTCCGAAAGAAACTGAGCAATGCCGAGAAGCTGCTCCTCCTGTTTCTGGCGATAGTCGCCCGCATCCAGCTGGATGCGCGGACTCTGGGGCCAAGATTTGGAGACGATGCGGTTGGCCAGATACTGGAGCGCGGTGATGGTCTGCCCGTCGCGGCCAATGATCAGGCCCGAGTTGTCCTCGTCCTCGATGAGCACGGTGATGGGGCTTGACGCCACGTCGATGGCCAGGGTCACGTTGACCGCGATGGGCTTTATGAGGGCGGTCATGATCGTTCGGATATCCGCTTCCAACCGGACCATCTCCTCGGGGGAAAGCGTCGTGACGGGGCGAGGCTCATCTTCCTCGTCGAAATCAATGACTGCATCCGTCTCAAGGGCGGCATCGTCGGCCAGGACCACTTCCTCATGCAAAGCCGGAGCGGCTGCCTGTACGGCACGCACCGGTTCGGCCACAGCGGGCACTATAGGCTCGTCCACAGCCGGATACAGGCGACGCCTTTTGGCCCGGATGGTCGCCTTTTTGGCGCCAAGGCCGAATATTCCGGATGATCCGCCACTGACGATTTCAATTTCCAGTGCCTCGCGCTGAGTGGCGAAAAACCGGCATGCGTCATCAATGGCCTGGTCCACGGTCTTGGCCTGAAAATCCTTGTATGTATTCATCCAGCTCTCCTTCACGTTCCTGAAAAAATCAAAAAACGCATCACGGCATGCCCGGCGGCGTCCACGAACGGACGCCGCCGGGCATGATCTCAATGCTACTTCGACTTTTTGATCATGTACGACTGCTGAGCGATGGACAGCAGGTTGTTGATCAACCAGTACACGACCAGACCGGAAGGAAAGTTCAGGAAAAGGAAGGTGAATATGACAGGCATGAACATCATGATCTTGGCCTGCATCGGATCGCCCATGGGCGGAGACAGACGCTGCTGCAGGAACATGGTCGCGCCCATGATCAGCGGCGTGATGTAGTAGGGGTCCTTGGCTGAGAGGTCGGCCAGCCAGACCAGATCCGTGAAGGGCAGGGTCGGGATGAAGGCCGCATGCCTGAGCTCGATGGCGCCGAGCAGGGCCTGGTACAGGGCGAAAAACACGGGAATCTGCAGCAGCATGGGCACACAACCGCCAGCCGGGTTGACCTTGTAGGTCTTGTAGAGCTGCATGATCTCGGAGTTCATCTTTTCGCGGTCGTCGGCGTACTTTTCACGAATCTTGGCCATCATGGGCTGCAACTTCTTCATCTGCTCCATGGACTTGTAGCTCTTGTGCGACAAGGGCCAGAAGAGGAGCTTGATGATGATGGTCAGGATGATGATCGCGATACCGTAGTTGCCTACATAACCGTACAGAAATTTCAGAAACTGATTGAGCGGCTTGGCGATGATGTCGAAAAAGCCGTAGTGCATGCTGCCTTTGAGGTCCTTAGGCATGATGGCCAGGTCCTTGTCCGTCTTGGGCCCGAAATAGTAGGACACAGTGCGCAGCTGCGTGATGCCTGGATCAAGCAGGACCTGATCGGCGACGGTCATGCGGTAGACATTGTCCTCAAGCTTGGCGCGGGCAAACATGTCCGAAGAGGTCGGCACCATGGCCAGCAGGAAGTAGTTACTCTCGATGCCGCCCCACTGGGCCGGAGTGGGGGATTCAACACCGATCTGCAGATCCTTCTGGCTATCTTCCTCGGTCAGGCTTCCGGCGGCCATGTAGGCGATCTTTGTCATGTTGTACTTGTCGCTCTCGGCCGTGAGCGGAACGCTGGACACGGAAAAGGCCAGATGTCCCTGAACCTGTGCCGCGGTGACGTTGGTGATCTTGACCTCTTCCTTGACCTCGTACGTGCCGCCGGTGAAGGTCAGCACCCGGTCCATCTGCACGCCGCCGACGACGCCGCTCAGCTGGATGGTACCGCTCTGACCGTCGGAAAGATCCAGATCTCCGCCCTGTACGGTCCATTCGCCCTGGGCCCAGGTCGGCATGGAATTCCAGATCAGACCCATGGGTGCCTTGGTCACGGACTGCGCCGTGACCAGATCGATGTTTTTGGCGCCCGGATCAATGGTTTCCTTGTAATCCTTGAGCTCGAAACTCTCCAGCACGCCACCGGAAGCGTTGATCACGGCGTGATACAGGGGCGTTTCAATGGAAATCTTTTCCCCTGTGGAAGGAGCGAACTGCACGGTTGGCGAGGAAGGCATCACCGGCGTCCCATCCTGGGGAGCGGGAGCCTCGGTCTGATTGGGTGACGTAATATTCTGGGGTGCCGTTTCCAGGGGCGTGACCGGCGGAAACATGTAATTCCAGCCCAGAAGCACCAGCAGCGACAGGGAAACAGCGAGGATGACGCGTTTATTGCTATCCATTGATTTCAATCTCTCTTTGACAAGTTAGGGGAGGGAACCGGATCGTAACCACCGGCACACAGGGGATGACAACGCAACAACCGCCAGATGGCAAGGCCCATCCCCCGAAAAATTCCATGAGACAAGACGGCTTGCCGGGCATATTCGGAACACGAAGGAGTGAAACGGCAACAGGGAGAATAGAGCGGGGATATCAGATACTGATACAGGGAAAGGATGTATACGAAGGCTTGGCGCATGAAAACTCCGGAAAGGCCTAGGCCGCTCCAACCCGGGACACGATTTTTGTCATCAGTGGACCAAGTTCCGAGGACACCTGCGCAAGGTCCATGGAATCCACGCAAACGCCCCGCTTGGGCACCACGACAATGTCCGCGCGCAGGTGAAAATCATGCCTGTGAAGCCGGAAGTACTCCCGGACCAAACGCTTGACCCGATTGCGCCGCACGGACTTGCCAATTTTTCTGCTCACCGTAAGCCCAAGACGCCAGGACTCCCCGGCATCTTCCCGCTCGAGCACAAAGAGGGTGAAACTCTTTGAAAAAAAACGACGGCCCCGGTCATAACAGCTACAAAACTGGGGCCGTCTCTTCAGTCGATACGAGGGAGGGTAGGCTAGACGGCTAATCTTTTTCTTCCCTTTGCTCTTCTGCGGCGCAGCACGGCCTGGCCGTTCTTGGTCCGTGAACGAACCAGAAACCCGTGACTTCTCTTACGCTTGGTGGTGCTCGGTTGATATGTTCTCTTGCTCATTTCATTTCTCCTTCAAAAAAAGTAAACTGGGAATGTAGCCGCAAATACTTAACGCGTCAAGATGCATTGCGCTCTTGCCCGCTGGACAATTCCGCCCGCATCCACCAAACTGGCCAGACCAAGGAGGAGTACATGTTTTTTCATACCCCTGACTGGGAAATGACCCTGTTTCGGTGGATCAATCAGAGCTGGCAAAACCCGCCCTTCGATTATCTCATGCCCCTGTTCTCAAGCTCGGCCTTCCTGTGGGTCCTGGCCATCACCATGGTCGCCTTCGGCCTCAGACAGGGGCGCGTGTCCATGGTCGTCGTGCTTGCCCTGGCCGCAAGCATCGGCGTCTCCGACCTGACCTGTTCCCTGATCAAGGACAGCGTGGGCCGCGTGCGCCCCTACAAGAGCATCGGCGAAACCCGCTACCAGGATTCGGGATCATGGGCGACCCTGCCGCAGGACTTCACGACCACCAAACAACGGGGCTCGTCCTTTCCTTCCGCCCACGCGGCCAACTCCGCAGCGGCTGCTCTCGTCCTTTTCGCCACATTCCGCAAGAAGGCAATATGGGCCCTTCCGCTGGTCATCGGATACTCGCGGATCTATCTTGGAAAACACTTCCCCATGGACGTTCTGGCGGGCTGGGCCACGGGACTGGCCGTGGCCGGAGTCCTGCTCCCGCTCTATCCGTTGCTCTGGAGCCGCTTGCGCTCTCGATGGATCAGATAGAGGTTCCGGGTATAAATGATGGAACCCGTCGACTGGCCGACAATGAAAACGATGTCCTTGCGCAGAATGGCATAGGTCAGCAGAAAAAAACTGCCCAGCAAGCTGAAGTACCAGAAACTTATGGGGATGACGCTTTTCTTCTCCCTCTCGGAGACGATCCACTGCCAGAAAAAACGCATGAAGAAAAATCCCTGGCCCGTAAAACCGATGGCCAGCAACCACCACTGTGTCGTTAATTCCATGTTCCGCCCAAGGCGCACCTGCGCCGTATAAAAAAATCTTCCCGTCTCCACCGTTCGCCCCTATCCATATAATGCAGGACGCGCCGGCAAAGGCGCGAGAAAAAAGGGTCAAGCCCGAAATGTCATTTCACGTTCGTATCGGAGACCACGTATCCGATATGCCGCTTCTGCATCCAGCGCACCGCGAGCAGATCATAGGCAGATGACCAGGCCCGGTCCCATATGCCGTACTTGGAGACGCCCTTGCTGCGTGGACGATGGTTGACGCGCACCTCCGCCACCCGTGCCCCCTCAAGCTTCATGAGAGTGGGCAAAAAGCGGTGCATGCCCGTGAACATGGGAATCCGCTTGACCATCTGCGCACGCATTACTTTAAGAGAGCAGCCCGTGTCACGGACAGTTTCACGGCTGATCCTGTTGCGCACCCAGTTGGCAAAACGCGAGGCGTAGCGCTTGACCACGCTGTCCTGACGCTTGGCCCTCCAGCCGATGACCATGTCGACGCCCTGAGCATAGACCTGAAGCATGGCCGGAATGTCGGCGGGATCGTTCTGCAGGTCCGCGTCCAGGGTCACGACCACGTCGCCGGAGGCATAGCGAAAGCCGGCGGCAAAGGCGGCGGACTGCCCGCAGTTCCGGGCAAAGGACAAGAAGCGGACACGCTCATCCGCCCCGGCCAGGTCCCGAATGACGGCCAGACTGGAGTCCGTGCTGCCGTCATCCACCAGGACAAGCTCCCAAGGGTAGGTCAATCCTGACAGGCTGCGGGTTATCTCGGAGTACAGATCACGAAGATTTTCTTCTTCGTTATACACTGGAATAATTAAAGAAATTTTATTAATTGTGTTTTTCATAAGAAAAAAGTGAATATAGCATTTGACAAGGCTTGTAAACCTACATAGAAAGCTCTTCTCACATGGCGCGGGGTGGAGCAGCATGGTAGCTCGTCGGGCTCATAACCCGAAGGCCGTAGGTTCAAATCCTGCCCCCGCTACCAAAGAAATCTAAGGCTTAAGAGCAAAACTCTTAAGCCTTTTTCTTTTGTGCCCCTCTTGCCATCCAGAGATTTTCCGCTTTTTTGTTCACCGCCCGAAATAATATCTTCTCCTTTGCACGATGCTTGACGAAGCCGTTCACGGTGAATTTGCCATGACGAATTCGGCCCGAGCCTGGGGGCGGGCAGGCAAATTCAGCCAGGAGAACCAATCATGGCCCGCCATGAGCAAAAAGGCATGCCCCATCTTCGGCCGGTATTTGCCCGTTCTGTAAATGCGCGAGGCAAAAAATCCGGGCCGCCGGTCAGCTTAGTCTCCTCCCGGCAAAGGCCGCCGCAAGAATGACCGCCATGCCGATCACGGCGTGCGGGGTCACGGTGGCGCCCCGGATCAGGGCGGCCAGCAGCACGGCCAGAGGCGGGGTCAGGTATGAAAGATAGCCGATGAGGGTCATGTTGCCTGTGGTCACGGCACGGTTCCAGAGCGTGAAGGATAGCCCCAGCGGCACCAGGCCCAGATAAAGGGCCGAGAACAGGGCCCCCGCCGGAGGCAGGGCCTGCGGAGCGCTTGCGGCGTAGACCAGGGTGGAAAAGAGGGCGGCCAGGACCGTGAAGGCAGGCATGTAGTCACGGGTGAGTCGAAGACGGGACAGCGCAACCGAGAAGCTGCTCCAGACCAGTCCGCAACCGAGGGCCATGAGGTAGCCGGGCAGATAGCGCGTTTCAAAATGCAGGCCTTTGCCTCCGGACACGACCAGGCCCGCACCCACGAGTCCGACCAGCGCCACGCCCAGAACAGGAAGGGACAGGCGCTTGTTGGCCAGAATGGAGGACATGACGACTATCCAGAAAGACCAGGTCGTGGTCAGAATGGCTCCCTCCACCAGGGGCGCGTGGTCGAGGGCCAGGTAGTACAGCGCGTGGTAGCCGAAGATGCCGGCCACGCCCAGCGCCGTGAGCTTCAGGTCCGGCCAGGGGATGGCCCGCCGCCGGGAGATGATCATCTCCTGCGCCACGAGATAAAGCGCCGCCGGGACAAAGCTGAAAAAAAGCAGCTCCGTGACATCGAGCCCGTCCAGACCGCTGCCCGTGGCCGCCGGCAGACTCGCCCAGCACAGCACCGCGCCGAATGCGTAGAGATAGGGTTTCATGGTCGTCCTAGAAAAGCTTGCTGCCGATCTTGGCGTTGACCGCCGGGGAGACAAAGGTCGCTTCGCCGCTGTCCCTTCCCGGGTACTGCACGCCAAGGACCAGCACTTCGGAGACAACCTCCCCCATCCGGCGCGGCGGGAAGTTGAGCACCGCGAGCACCAGCCGGCCTGCCACCTCTTCCGGCGGATGCGCGGTGAAGCGACCGTAACTGACGCGTCGGCCGTATTTTCCGAAATCGACGACCATCCTGTAGGTGGGCTTTGGCGTCGCGTCGCAGGGTTCAGCCGAAACGACACGCCCGACGCGAATGTCCAAAAGTCCCAGGGATTCTTCAAAATTCACTGACGGTTTGAGTTCCGAAGCCACAAAAATCCTCCTTGGCTGATGAACACAGAGTCAAGGGGCCACCCCACGCGAACGTGGCCAGGGCCAGATCAACCCTGATGGAACATGCCCGCCTGAAGGGCAAGTTCTTACGCCCTGGCCCGTGCCTAGCGCAAGCCCAGGGTTCTTGCGGCTTGTACCTGTCAAGGAACTCGGGTAATCTTTATCGTTATTGATTGCATCGTCGGTTCAAGGAGTCTTCATGTCCGTCCGCGCCAAAGTGTTCACCATCATCCTTGTCCTGTTCGCCTCTCTGGGCGTGGCGGATTTTTTCGTCCAGCGTTTCGTCGTCTACCCCAGCTTTCTGGAGCTCGAACATCAGCAGGCGGGACAGAACCTCCAACGCATATTTCACGCCATCGACAGGGAAAACTACCATCTGGAGCGCATCTGCCGCGACTGGGCGACCTGGGACGACACCTACGACTTCATGAACACACGTTCCGAGACCTACAAAACAAGCAATCTCTACGACGAAGCGCTGGACAGCATCTCGGTGAATGTAATGATCTATTGCGCGCAGGATGGAACGATCGTCTGGAGCAATGCCCGCGACACGATTCAAAAAAGTGCCATCTCTCTTGACCTGCTGACGCAGAGACGCATCGCCCCGGACCACCCACTGCTGAAAATTCCTGGGGCGGAAGAAGGACAAAAAGGCATAACCGGAGTCGTCAATACCGAGCTTGGCCCCCTGCTTTTTGCCACACGTCAGATCCTGCGTTCGGATGGAAGCGGTCCCGGCAACGGCTTCCTGGTCATTGGACGAATCTTGAACCAGGACATGGTCAAAACCCTGGGCGAACAGACCCGCATCGCCTTTGAAATCGTCTATCCCTACGCAAAAGAACAGACGCTGTGCGGAAAAAAAGAAGTCACTTACGCCAGCATCGACAACCTCGATTACTTCACCCTGGACGAAGGCGAATTCGTCAAGGTTTGCGGGGCATATCTCGATCCGACAGGGTCGCCCGTCTTCGGCATCCACTACCTGTTCCCCCGGGATATTACCCAAAAGGGCATCTCGAGCATCCGCTACGCCATGGTCCTGGTGGTCTCGTCCGGACTTTTGGTGCTCGTATTGCTGAATGTTTTGCTGCAGGCCGTTGTGCTCAGGCCCCTGCAAAGGCTGACCAGGCATGCGGCCAGGCTGCAACAGGATGGGGATTATTCCCTGCGCATCGATCTGCGG
Encoded here:
- the rpmH gene encoding 50S ribosomal protein L34 — its product is MSKRTYQPSTTKRKRSHGFLVRSRTKNGQAVLRRRRAKGRKRLAV
- the yidC gene encoding membrane protein insertase YidC; amino-acid sequence: MDSNKRVILAVSLSLLVLLGWNYMFPPVTPLETAPQNITSPNQTEAPAPQDGTPVMPSSPTVQFAPSTGEKISIETPLYHAVINASGGVLESFELKDYKETIDPGAKNIDLVTAQSVTKAPMGLIWNSMPTWAQGEWTVQGGDLDLSDGQSGTIQLSGVVGGVQMDRVLTFTGGTYEVKEEVKITNVTAAQVQGHLAFSVSSVPLTAESDKYNMTKIAYMAAGSLTEEDSQKDLQIGVESPTPAQWGGIESNYFLLAMVPTSSDMFARAKLEDNVYRMTVADQVLLDPGITQLRTVSYYFGPKTDKDLAIMPKDLKGSMHYGFFDIIAKPLNQFLKFLYGYVGNYGIAIIILTIIIKLLFWPLSHKSYKSMEQMKKLQPMMAKIREKYADDREKMNSEIMQLYKTYKVNPAGGCVPMLLQIPVFFALYQALLGAIELRHAAFIPTLPFTDLVWLADLSAKDPYYITPLIMGATMFLQQRLSPPMGDPMQAKIMMFMPVIFTFLFLNFPSGLVVYWLINNLLSIAQQSYMIKKSK
- a CDS encoding tRNA-binding protein, with the translated sequence MASELKPSVNFEESLGLLDIRVGRVVSAEPCDATPKPTYRMVVDFGKYGRRVSYGRFTAHPPEEVAGRLVLAVLNFPPRRMGEVVSEVLVLGVQYPGRDSGEATFVSPAVNAKIGSKLF
- a CDS encoding phosphatase PAP2 family protein, whose translation is MFFHTPDWEMTLFRWINQSWQNPPFDYLMPLFSSSAFLWVLAITMVAFGLRQGRVSMVVVLALAASIGVSDLTCSLIKDSVGRVRPYKSIGETRYQDSGSWATLPQDFTTTKQRGSSFPSAHAANSAAAALVLFATFRKKAIWALPLVIGYSRIYLGKHFPMDVLAGWATGLAVAGVLLPLYPLLWSRLRSRWIR
- a CDS encoding lipid-A-disaccharide synthase N-terminal domain-containing protein: MELTTQWWLLAIGFTGQGFFFMRFFWQWIVSEREKKSVIPISFWYFSLLGSFFLLTYAILRKDIVFIVGQSTGSIIYTRNLYLIHRERKRLQSNG
- a CDS encoding glycosyltransferase family 2 protein, translating into MKNTINKISLIIPVYNEEENLRDLYSEITRSLSGLTYPWELVLVDDGSTDSSLAVIRDLAGADERVRFLSFARNCGQSAAFAAGFRYASGDVVVTLDADLQNDPADIPAMLQVYAQGVDMVIGWRAKRQDSVVKRYASRFANWVRNRISRETVRDTGCSLKVMRAQMVKRIPMFTGMHRFLPTLMKLEGARVAEVRVNHRPRSKGVSKYGIWDRAWSSAYDLLAVRWMQKRHIGYVVSDTNVK
- the yidD gene encoding membrane protein insertion efficiency factor YidD, which produces MRQAFVYILSLYQYLISPLYSPCCRFTPSCSEYARQAVLSHGIFRGMGLAIWRLLRCHPLCAGGYDPVPSPNLSKRD
- a CDS encoding DMT family transporter gives rise to the protein MKPYLYAFGAVLCWASLPAATGSGLDGLDVTELLFFSFVPAALYLVAQEMIISRRRAIPWPDLKLTALGVAGIFGYHALYYLALDHAPLVEGAILTTTWSFWIVVMSSILANKRLSLPVLGVALVGLVGAGLVVSGGKGLHFETRYLPGYLMALGCGLVWSSFSVALSRLRLTRDYMPAFTVLAALFSTLVYAASAPQALPPAGALFSALYLGLVPLGLSFTLWNRAVTTGNMTLIGYLSYLTPPLAVLLAALIRGATVTPHAVIGMAVILAAAFAGRRLS
- the rnpA gene encoding ribonuclease P protein component, yielding MSRLAYPPSYRLKRRPQFCSCYDRGRRFFSKSFTLFVLEREDAGESWRLGLTVSRKIGKSVRRNRVKRLVREYFRLHRHDFHLRADIVVVPKRGVCVDSMDLAQVSSELGPLMTKIVSRVGAA